The sequence CCCGTGGAAGTTCAAGATGGGGGTCTCGGGCTGCATGAACGACTGCGGCGAGGTCTGCATCAAGGACGTGGGGCTGATCGGTACCCCCAAGGGATGGAACGTGATGGTTGGCGGCAACGGCGGCAGTCAGCCGCGCCTGTCGGTCAGGCTGCTCGAGCATGTGCCGAGCGACGCGGAGGCGCTTGCGATTGTCGGCCACATCATCCAGTGGTTCAAGGCCAGGGACCGTCGCTGTCGCCTCGGCAAGCTCGTTGAAGAGATGGGGGTGGAGGCTTTCCGGCAGGAGGTTCTGGGGGGGTAGGGGCACCCCTTGCGCCTGCGCGTTGAAGCGATTCGGCGCACAAACGTGGGTGCCCTGCCGTGGGCAGGCCCACGGCCTGCTCCCTACGCTTTTTCGTTCGTTTCCCGCACGAATTTGTATCCACGCCCGCGCACCGTCAGAAAATGGACCGGCCGGGCCGGGTCGGTCTCGAAATACTTGCGAAGACGGACGATGAAATTGTCGAGCGTGCGGGTCTCGGTGTCCGGTGCCATCCCCCAGACCGATTCGAGCAGCTCGGTGCGGGAGAGGATTTCCCCTTCCCTCTGGAAGAAAAGGCGCAGCATCCGTATTTCCAGCTCGGTCAGAGCAATTTGCCCCTGCGGGGTTTGTGCCCATCCTTCCTTCAGGGCCACCTCATTGCCGCCGAAGGCATAATGTCCTACACGGACCGCGTTCGGCCGGTACCAGGCCGAGCGCCGCAGCATCCCCTTGACCCGCAGCAGGAACTCTTCCAGGCTGAACGGCTTGGTCATGTAGTCGTCGGCGCCCGCGGCCAGGCCCTTCACCCGGTCTTCCTCATGACCGCGGGCGGTGAGAATCAGGATCGGCAGCCGCGGGTCCTGCCGGCGCAGTCGGCGGCAGACTTCGATCCCTGAAATTCCGGGGAGCATCAGGTCGAGGACGACCAGCGCGAATGTCTCCTCCCTGGACTGCTTCAGAGCCTCCTCTCCGGTGACGGCGTGGGTCACCCGGTACCCTTCCTCCTCCAGGTTGTAGACGAGGCCGCGGGCGATGCTCGGCTCGTCCTCCACCAGCAGAATGCCCACCTTCGTCATGCCGTCTTCTCTCCTTCGTCAGCCGCGCAGAGCGGCAGCAGGATGTGGAAGGTGGTCCCCTTTCCGGCTCCTTCGCTCTCCGCCCAGACCTTGCCCTGATGCAGCCGGACGATGGCCCGGACGATGAACAGTCCCAGCCCCGAGCCGCGGATGTTTTCGTCGGAGCGGCGCACCCGGTAGAACATCTGGAAGACCTTCTTCTGCTCCCTTTTTTCGAGTCCCCGCCCCCGGTCGGTAAAGCTGAGGTGGGCGAAGTCTTTCTCCCCTTGCAGGCCGATGGTGATCACCGGCGGGCCGGAGCTGTAGAGGAGGGCGTTCTCCAACAGGTTGCGGAAGACCGTCTCCATGGCTTCAGGGTCAATGCGGGCGTGCAGGCCCGGGGTGATTGCGAGTTCCATTTTGGCCGCTTGCGGCAGGGCATATTGCCGGGGGCGGAAGTAGTGGGTGACGAAGGCCGAGAGGTCGACCGGGCGCAGGGAGAGTTTCATCCCTTTCTGCTCCAGGCGGCTGGCGGCGAGCAGGTTGTCGATCAGGCCGCCGAGCCGGTCGGTGTCGGCCAGCATGGTATCGATGAAGATGTCCATCTTCTGGGCTGGAGGTCGGCGGCGGCGGATGGTTTCGAGGTGCAGCTGCAGCGAGGCGAGGGGAGATTTGAGCTCGTGGGATACCTGGGCGATGAAGTCGCGCTGGGCCCGATACAGGGCGGCCTGCCGCTGCCAGTAAAGAAAGATGACGTAGACCCCGGCCAGGATAGCCGCCAGCAGCACCAGTCCTTCGACCAGAATGATCCAGTCGGCGCCCCGCTGGGCGAGTTCGGGGCTGTAGCGCTCGGCCAGAGTGCGTAACTGGCGATGTTTTCCCATGAACCAGTAGATCCAGAAGATCACCACCAGCAGCCAGACCAACTGGATGCCGATGAACGCGAAGATGGGATTGATGAAGCGGCGGAAGAGTTTCATGCATTCTGTTTACCATCGTGAAGCACGGCGGACAAGGCAAATCTTGGAGAAAGCCGGTCTGATTTTGTCAGCGTGAGGTTCCACTGCCCGGGTCCTTGTCGGTGTCATCCCATGCAGGCCTGTGCCCCACCTGAAGACGATTAAAAGCCGGAATTTTGCCGAAGCAGAGTGTCTGGCCGGCACCTGGTTTTGCCGCTTTTTCCTCAGGTTTTGAACTTTTACACAACTATTACGTTCGTTTGGCCGGGGCTCTGCTATCCTCGCAAGGTATGAACAAAGCATTCCGTTTGCCAGCCAAGGAGCATTCGATGAAACAGCTGACCATCGGCCAACATACCGTTCCCTTTCCCCTGATCCAGGGGGGGATGGGGGTGCGCATCTCCGGCGGCCGGCTGGCCGGCCATGTGGCTCGTTGCGGCGGCATCGGGTTGATAGCCACGGCCGGCATTGGCCTGAACAGCCCCCACTATGATGGCAAGAATTTCTTCACCGCCGACCCCCTGGCGCTCAGGGACGAGATCGCCAAGGCCTATGCCATCGCCCCGGATGGCGTGGTCGGCACCAACTGCATGGTGGCGGTGACCAACTTCGATACCATGGTGCGCGCCTCCTGCGAGGCAGGGGTCAAGGTGATCGTCAGCGGCGCCGGCCTGCCCCTCAATCTCCCCGAATTGACCGCCGACTTTCCCGAGGTGGCCCTGGTGCCGATCGTTTCCTCGGTCAAGGCGGCGGAACTGATCGCCCGCAAGTGGCACAAGGGCTGGGGGCGGCTCCCCGACGCGGTGGTGGTCGAGGATCCCGACACCGCCGGTGGCCACCTCGGCGAGAAGCTGGAGAACATCGGTAGCGGTGCCTACGACCAGTACGCCACGGTACGCGGGGTCAAGGAGTACTTCCGGCAGGAGTGGCAGGCCGAAGTCCCGGTGATCGCCGCCGGCGGGATCTGGGATCGCGCCGATCTGCTGCATGCCCTGGCCGAAGGGGCGGATGGCGTGCAGATGGCGAGCCGCTTCGTCTGTACCGAGGAGTGCGACGCCGCCGACGCCTTCAAGCAGAGCTACCTCGACTGCACCCGCGAGGATATCGGTCTGATCATGAGCCCGGCAGGGCTTCCTGGCCGGGCGATCAAGTCGAACATTGAAAAAGTCCGTCAACGTGATCTCGACCTGGGTGTGACCTGTCCCTCGGGCTGCCTGAAAAAATGTACCTACAAGGCCGGGCAGGAACGCTTCTGCATCGTTCACGCCCTTGACCGGGCGCAGCGTGGCGACGTCGAAACCGGACTGGTCTTCTGCGGCAGCAACGCCTGGAAGGCCGATCGCATCACCACCGTGCAGGCCATCTTCGACGAACTCTTCGCTCTGGCGGACGGCGTCACGCGCAGTGAGGCGGTCAACGGCTGAGCCTCATCAGGATACGAAAACAGGAAAGGCGGGCCGCTTGGCCCGCCTTTCCTGTTTTCGGCTGCAAGGATGTGCCTAGAAGCGCACGAACGCCCCGGCGTAGGGGCCGGCGAAGGTGGCGTCGATGAGGAGGTCGTTCTCGTCGATGTCGAGGTCGAGGTGGCGGTAGCCGCCGAAGACGCCGACGAAGGGGAGGGGGGAGAACTCGACCTGGGCATCGGCGTCGAGGAAGGAGTTGCCGCTGACCTCGAGGTATCCCACCCGGCCGATCACGGCAACGAAGTCGCCCAGGCCGACGCGGGCT comes from Desulfuromonadales bacterium and encodes:
- a CDS encoding HAMP domain-containing sensor histidine kinase, coding for MKLFRRFINPIFAFIGIQLVWLLVVIFWIYWFMGKHRQLRTLAERYSPELAQRGADWIILVEGLVLLAAILAGVYVIFLYWQRQAALYRAQRDFIAQVSHELKSPLASLQLHLETIRRRRPPAQKMDIFIDTMLADTDRLGGLIDNLLAASRLEQKGMKLSLRPVDLSAFVTHYFRPRQYALPQAAKMELAITPGLHARIDPEAMETVFRNLLENALLYSSGPPVITIGLQGEKDFAHLSFTDRGRGLEKREQKKVFQMFYRVRRSDENIRGSGLGLFIVRAIVRLHQGKVWAESEGAGKGTTFHILLPLCAADEGEKTA
- a CDS encoding response regulator transcription factor, which translates into the protein MTKVGILLVEDEPSIARGLVYNLEEEGYRVTHAVTGEEALKQSREETFALVVLDLMLPGISGIEVCRRLRRQDPRLPILILTARGHEEDRVKGLAAGADDYMTKPFSLEEFLLRVKGMLRRSAWYRPNAVRVGHYAFGGNEVALKEGWAQTPQGQIALTELEIRMLRLFFQREGEILSRTELLESVWGMAPDTETRTLDNFIVRLRKYFETDPARPVHFLTVRGRGYKFVRETNEKA
- a CDS encoding nitronate monooxygenase family protein; amino-acid sequence: MKQLTIGQHTVPFPLIQGGMGVRISGGRLAGHVARCGGIGLIATAGIGLNSPHYDGKNFFTADPLALRDEIAKAYAIAPDGVVGTNCMVAVTNFDTMVRASCEAGVKVIVSGAGLPLNLPELTADFPEVALVPIVSSVKAAELIARKWHKGWGRLPDAVVVEDPDTAGGHLGEKLENIGSGAYDQYATVRGVKEYFRQEWQAEVPVIAAGGIWDRADLLHALAEGADGVQMASRFVCTEECDAADAFKQSYLDCTREDIGLIMSPAGLPGRAIKSNIEKVRQRDLDLGVTCPSGCLKKCTYKAGQERFCIVHALDRAQRGDVETGLVFCGSNAWKADRITTVQAIFDELFALADGVTRSEAVNG
- a CDS encoding NAD(P)/FAD-dependent oxidoreductase, whose product is PWKFKMGVSGCMNDCGEVCIKDVGLIGTPKGWNVMVGGNGGSQPRLSVRLLEHVPSDAEALAIVGHIIQWFKARDRRCRLGKLVEEMGVEAFRQEVLGG